The Leptospira sp. WS39.C2 genome contains a region encoding:
- a CDS encoding ABC transporter substrate-binding protein, whose product MRTLSLVFFLLSLTFCGRDQAEFAIQIALPSDPAHLDPLFSTDLTSQKLARFLHQGLFQIEKDTYISPWITKTKHTKTPSEEILRIFLNESAPPIQDIHFSLSRLLSESYPRKADYQFLKSIQILSPLELELRFRKGSTEAEWKEKLSLPFASIIGKDEWIKNNLKTYGNYKLIQWKKNEFIDLVYQKEKNPNLPSSIRFLILPQSSTSLFLFRKSKLDAFKLSDFLLSIPEATSQFTLTKKGRSVQYVTINQTNPCFDIYFRNALNFSIPRELIIQKLLENHADLTYGPIPIPYLEKLNITLKKIDINYQKDKAILELKKSKCFPDILSQELDFRMRGDDENQTKGRAIKQALEEIGLKVKLRPMEKAPLYKENGEGKGDLTLLTWYSDYDSVWNFLDPLFHPNKTGNGGNRSFYQNETVGSLLNKPNRSLTDAKKLIETVTEEKPWIFLWSIQENYLVSKEFLRYTELADYL is encoded by the coding sequence ATGAGAACCTTATCCCTCGTTTTCTTTCTCTTGTCCCTCACTTTTTGTGGGAGAGACCAAGCAGAGTTTGCCATCCAAATTGCTTTACCTTCTGATCCTGCCCATTTGGATCCCTTATTTAGTACAGACCTTACGAGCCAAAAATTGGCACGGTTCTTACACCAAGGCCTTTTCCAAATAGAAAAGGATACTTACATTTCTCCTTGGATCACAAAAACAAAACATACAAAAACTCCTTCGGAAGAAATCCTTAGGATTTTTTTGAATGAGTCAGCACCTCCCATCCAAGACATCCATTTTAGTTTATCTCGGTTACTCTCTGAATCCTATCCAAGGAAAGCAGATTACCAGTTTTTGAAATCGATCCAAATCCTTTCTCCTTTGGAATTAGAATTACGATTCCGGAAAGGAAGTACGGAAGCAGAATGGAAGGAAAAGTTGAGTTTGCCATTTGCATCCATTATTGGAAAAGATGAATGGATAAAAAATAATTTAAAAACGTATGGAAATTACAAACTCATCCAATGGAAAAAAAACGAATTCATTGACCTAGTTTACCAAAAAGAAAAAAATCCAAACCTTCCTTCATCAATTCGTTTTCTAATTTTACCACAATCCAGTACATCATTGTTTTTATTTCGTAAATCAAAACTAGATGCATTTAAATTATCCGATTTTTTACTCTCCATTCCGGAAGCTACTTCACAGTTTACATTAACCAAAAAAGGAAGATCCGTACAATATGTAACGATTAATCAAACGAATCCATGTTTTGACATCTATTTCCGAAATGCACTAAATTTCAGTATACCAAGAGAACTGATCATCCAAAAACTATTAGAGAACCATGCGGATTTAACCTATGGTCCAATCCCAATCCCTTATTTAGAAAAACTGAATATAACTTTAAAAAAAATAGATATAAATTATCAAAAAGACAAAGCAATTCTAGAATTAAAAAAATCAAAATGTTTTCCAGACATATTATCGCAAGAATTAGATTTTAGAATGCGAGGGGATGATGAAAATCAAACCAAAGGGCGCGCCATTAAACAAGCATTAGAAGAAATAGGCTTAAAAGTCAAACTACGACCTATGGAAAAAGCTCCCTTATATAAAGAAAATGGGGAAGGAAAAGGAGACCTAACACTTCTTACATGGTATTCTGATTATGATTCTGTGTGGAATTTTTTGGATCCATTATTCCACCCAAATAAAACTGGGAATGGAGGGAATCGTTCCTTTTACCAAAACGAAACAGTTGGTAGTTTGTTAAACAAACCCAATAGAAGTCTTACTGATGCAAAAAAACTGATCGAAACGGTTACGGAAGAAAAACCGTGGATTTTTTTATGGTCCATCCAAGAAAATTATTTAGTCTCTAAGGAGTTTCTTCGTTATACCGAACTCGCCGATTATCTATAA